The Paenibacillus uliginis N3/975 genome has a window encoding:
- a CDS encoding carbohydrate ABC transporter permease, which produces MRDLGWKDRLFNITNVSLLLLISLATVFPIYYTVVLSFTDPTEYYSRPLILFPQNWTLDAYKHLLSNGLFMSSLGMSTFLATAGTAFSLIVTGGLAYALSRKRLPFRKTIMFLILLTFLFQPGLVPLYLIVRNLGLIDSAWSLILPALTSAWYVLLMKGFFDSIPDSLEEAGRIDGCNEIGVFWRIMLPLSLPALVAFGLFFAVGYWNTYFNALMFINDQTKWPLQVLLQNMLVDPSTMGGGTGGLEFRLNRQMPSETLKMAAVVIATVPIMLVYPFLQKHFAKGAMVGSVKE; this is translated from the coding sequence ATGAGAGATTTAGGCTGGAAAGACCGCCTGTTTAACATTACCAACGTATCGTTATTGCTGCTGATCAGTTTGGCAACTGTATTTCCCATTTATTATACGGTTGTACTGTCCTTTACGGATCCAACGGAGTATTACAGCCGGCCGCTTATCCTGTTTCCGCAGAATTGGACGCTTGATGCCTACAAGCATCTGTTGTCGAACGGTCTGTTTATGAGCTCGCTTGGCATGAGCACGTTTCTCGCTACAGCGGGGACGGCGTTTAGCCTTATTGTAACGGGCGGGTTGGCTTATGCCTTGTCGCGAAAGCGCCTCCCGTTCCGCAAAACGATTATGTTTCTTATTCTACTGACTTTTCTGTTCCAGCCGGGCCTGGTGCCGCTGTACTTGATTGTCCGCAATTTGGGGCTCATAGACAGCGCGTGGTCGCTTATCCTCCCGGCTCTCACGAGCGCTTGGTACGTACTCTTGATGAAGGGCTTCTTTGACAGCATTCCGGACAGTCTGGAAGAAGCGGGACGCATTGACGGCTGCAATGAAATCGGTGTCTTCTGGCGTATTATGTTGCCGTTGTCGCTGCCGGCGTTGGTGGCGTTCGGACTGTTTTTCGCGGTCGGATATTGGAATACGTACTTCAACGCCCTTATGTTCATCAACGATCAGACGAAGTGGCCTCTGCAGGTACTGCTACAGAATATGTTGGTGGATCCGTCGACGATGGGTGGAGGAACAGGTGGGCTGGAGTTTCGCTTAAACCGTCAAATGCCTTCTGAGACGCTCAAGATGGCGGCGGTCGTTATCGCGACCGTGCCGATTATGCTGGTGTATCCATTCTTACAGAAGCATTTCGCCAAAGGCGCGATGGTCGGTTCTGTCAAAGAATGA
- a CDS encoding extracellular solute-binding protein — translation MQIKHKKLTSVLKTSMLLLLASSVLLSGCGGGKDNASGQAGDGSPTKITMQTLNYAQDMVDKSSPLWQELEKKTNTELSITWLTPTTIQDKVNVMLASGDLPDVTFVETLNNSQLQKMIQQGVFWDLTPYIKDYPNLSSPQLAQMWEDSKVGGKNYAIPRYYPSYGGGMFPMLRKDWLDKLGLEAPTTMDELFDVLVAFRDKDPNGNGQKDEIPYATTPASLLFMYGIYNETLGNWKLKDGKLVPVITEDASRDALLWIKKAFDEGLLPKDFAIMKFSQVVDLVRGGKVGASDFSMNAVWGHGKVIRDAIPKAELIPTAYLENPNGYKYTPSGSSYYGVYLIPKKVPEEKVKKILEVFDYGNSPEGNVMLYHGMQGVHYNEENGKKVLTEQGKKDMVGDGNMSSLFHLISDDMSIGEVGMPDDLYERNVQIVNERKKIVVPEPARGLYSDAYNRLYPEIEKKVDDIRTKVIIGQETIEAYDQFIEQLKQDKNLQLITEEMNKEYEKKIAK, via the coding sequence ATGCAAATCAAACACAAAAAGTTGACATCTGTGCTCAAAACGTCGATGCTGCTTCTGTTGGCAAGCTCGGTGCTGCTGTCGGGGTGCGGCGGCGGTAAGGACAACGCGTCTGGTCAAGCAGGCGATGGTAGCCCAACAAAGATTACGATGCAGACACTGAACTACGCGCAGGATATGGTGGACAAGAGCAGTCCGCTCTGGCAGGAGCTTGAGAAGAAGACGAATACGGAGCTCAGCATTACGTGGCTCACGCCGACGACGATCCAGGACAAAGTGAACGTGATGCTTGCTTCGGGGGACTTGCCGGACGTGACGTTTGTCGAAACCCTCAACAACTCGCAGCTTCAGAAGATGATCCAGCAAGGAGTGTTCTGGGATTTGACGCCGTATATTAAGGATTATCCGAATCTAAGCAGCCCGCAGCTCGCACAGATGTGGGAGGATTCGAAGGTTGGCGGCAAAAACTATGCCATTCCGCGCTATTACCCGAGCTATGGCGGGGGGATGTTCCCGATGCTGCGCAAGGATTGGTTGGACAAGCTGGGCTTAGAGGCGCCGACAACGATGGACGAGTTGTTCGACGTGTTGGTGGCGTTTAGAGACAAGGATCCGAACGGAAATGGTCAGAAAGATGAAATTCCTTACGCAACGACACCAGCTTCTCTTCTCTTCATGTATGGCATTTATAACGAAACATTAGGCAACTGGAAGTTGAAGGATGGCAAGCTTGTACCAGTCATTACAGAGGATGCATCCCGCGACGCGCTTCTCTGGATTAAAAAGGCATTCGACGAGGGGCTGTTACCGAAAGATTTTGCCATTATGAAGTTTTCCCAAGTGGTTGATCTCGTGCGCGGCGGCAAGGTGGGTGCGAGTGACTTTTCGATGAATGCGGTATGGGGACACGGCAAGGTAATCCGTGATGCGATTCCGAAAGCTGAACTTATTCCAACTGCGTATTTAGAGAACCCGAACGGCTACAAATATACGCCATCTGGCTCGTCGTATTATGGGGTGTATCTTATTCCGAAGAAAGTGCCTGAAGAGAAAGTGAAGAAGATTCTTGAGGTGTTCGATTATGGCAACAGTCCGGAAGGTAACGTCATGCTGTATCATGGCATGCAAGGTGTTCACTACAATGAGGAAAATGGAAAGAAAGTACTTACGGAACAGGGTAAAAAAGATATGGTGGGCGATGGCAATATGTCGAGCTTGTTCCATCTCATCAGTGACGATATGTCGATCGGCGAAGTCGGCATGCCGGACGACTTGTATGAGCGCAACGTGCAGATCGTGAACGAACGCAAGAAGATTGTGGTGCCGGAGCCAGCGAGAGGATTGTATTCAGACGCGTATAACCGTCTCTATCCGGAGATTGAGAAGAAAGTCGATGACATACGTACGAAGGTCATCATCGGCCAAGAAACGATCGAGGCGTACGATCAATTCATCGAGCAATTGAAGCAGGATAAAAACTTACAGCTCATTACTGAAGAAATGAACAAAGAATATGAGAAGAAGATTGCGAAGTAA
- a CDS encoding dockerin type I repeat-containing protein — protein MKQNTNVREGDEMMYSLFRKSMLWCLSVLILISMFLSSSGRAEASNADTTFGQPVDLGSPIQQISIFDSAYNKVNGNDYMYTTVSGTPAVLNVINLSTYEIVDTLPLKGSAQAWVHKADKNGSVYVGSTSNILYRYDSSSGKIEELGAPIPGEGGIWSMTLDDDGNVYGGTFPGGKIFKYDVTQKQFINFGSAVEGQQYVRSMAFHNGSIYAGTGSTGHLIKMDPTSGAKEEIPLKPIPGVSEYPFVYNLDVAGDYLFAHLSGGSIKQLIVYDLVKKEWLDVVIDGFDGVKVSPELNGKVYLLKSQKLVSFDLTSHEVRDTGISQVMSMKNSGWIGSDIQNMKLASIQFNGIVTLMQPEQGVREELHPIVEGQSAPLHILEKGPDGNLYMSAYPSANGARYNPVTKSREMFTMNQAESMGAYRDKLYIGIYPSAQIHELTPDLPIKPNENPIYKFSIGEEQDRPYVFAAGDDKVFFGTVPLYGKLGGSLVTYEPASVTSVTYSVYRNVVEDQSIVGLAYRDGKVYGSTSIHGGLGIEPTATEAKMFVWDTVTDSKITEFTPDLSTALKNPVMISGLTFGPDGLLWAAADGIIFAVNPETLEIEKEASIYPEVQDYGKWNPIHLRWGQDGLLYTDLYGKITVLNISTMEVVYTGPKTNYMTIGDDGNIYYVEGTRLKMIPVNDSGTEQPGTKPSTDVNGDGKVNLLDLMMVAKHAGSPVSDTISYLDMNGDGMIDVADVGLIGLSMMEN, from the coding sequence ATGAAACAGAATACTAATGTGAGAGAGGGAGATGAAATGATGTATTCATTATTTCGGAAATCAATGCTCTGGTGTCTGTCGGTACTTATTCTAATCTCTATGTTTTTGAGCAGTTCCGGACGAGCAGAGGCGAGCAACGCCGATACCACATTCGGACAGCCGGTTGATCTGGGATCTCCGATACAACAGATCAGCATTTTTGATAGTGCGTATAACAAGGTTAATGGCAATGATTATATGTATACAACAGTGAGTGGTACACCCGCAGTGCTGAACGTAATCAATCTCAGCACTTATGAAATCGTGGATACACTACCGCTGAAGGGCAGTGCACAGGCATGGGTACATAAAGCGGATAAAAATGGAAGCGTTTACGTGGGGTCGACCTCCAATATTTTGTATCGTTATGACTCATCAAGCGGGAAGATTGAAGAGCTGGGAGCGCCCATACCGGGAGAAGGTGGCATCTGGTCTATGACACTTGATGATGATGGGAACGTATATGGAGGAACTTTTCCTGGCGGGAAGATTTTTAAGTATGATGTTACTCAAAAACAATTTATTAATTTCGGCAGCGCAGTTGAAGGACAGCAATATGTTCGGTCAATGGCTTTCCATAACGGATCGATCTATGCTGGTACAGGCTCAACCGGACATTTGATTAAGATGGATCCGACAAGCGGCGCAAAAGAAGAAATTCCGCTGAAACCAATACCGGGCGTAAGTGAATATCCATTTGTTTACAATCTTGATGTGGCGGGAGATTACTTGTTTGCCCATTTATCAGGCGGCTCCATAAAGCAGTTGATTGTCTATGATCTGGTCAAGAAGGAGTGGCTTGACGTTGTTATAGATGGATTCGACGGCGTTAAAGTATCTCCGGAACTGAACGGAAAAGTTTATTTATTGAAAAGTCAAAAACTGGTGTCCTTTGACCTTACCTCTCATGAAGTGAGAGATACAGGCATCTCACAGGTCATGTCTATGAAAAATTCCGGTTGGATTGGTTCAGACATTCAAAATATGAAACTAGCCAGCATCCAATTCAATGGCATCGTCACTTTGATGCAGCCTGAACAAGGCGTTCGTGAAGAACTTCATCCAATTGTGGAAGGGCAAAGCGCACCTCTTCATATTCTTGAAAAAGGTCCGGACGGAAATCTGTACATGAGTGCTTACCCTAGCGCCAACGGTGCACGTTATAATCCGGTAACCAAGTCCCGCGAAATGTTTACAATGAATCAGGCAGAAAGTATGGGGGCCTACCGGGATAAGCTTTATATTGGCATATACCCTAGTGCTCAGATCCATGAACTCACTCCTGACCTTCCTATCAAGCCAAATGAAAATCCGATATACAAGTTCAGTATCGGTGAAGAACAGGATCGGCCGTATGTGTTTGCAGCAGGGGATGACAAAGTGTTTTTCGGAACGGTGCCTTTATACGGTAAACTCGGAGGTTCATTAGTGACTTACGAACCTGCCTCTGTTACATCGGTTACATATTCGGTTTACAGAAATGTTGTCGAGGACCAGAGCATTGTCGGTCTGGCATACAGAGACGGAAAGGTTTATGGATCCACCAGTATTCATGGCGGACTTGGCATAGAACCTACAGCAACCGAGGCTAAAATGTTTGTCTGGGATACGGTAACAGACAGCAAAATAACTGAATTTACTCCAGACCTGTCAACTGCTCTTAAAAATCCGGTTATGATCAGCGGTTTAACCTTTGGTCCTGACGGGTTGCTCTGGGCAGCGGCAGACGGAATCATATTTGCGGTGAACCCGGAAACGCTGGAAATCGAGAAAGAAGCTTCAATATATCCGGAAGTGCAAGATTACGGCAAGTGGAATCCTATACACCTGCGATGGGGACAAGATGGACTGTTATATACAGATCTATACGGAAAGATAACTGTGCTCAATATCAGTACGATGGAAGTTGTGTACACTGGTCCTAAAACTAACTATATGACCATCGGAGATGATGGAAACATCTATTATGTTGAAGGAACCCGTCTAAAAATGATTCCAGTCAATGACAGCGGAACAGAACAACCCGGAACTAAACCTTCCACAGATGTGAATGGTGATGGTAAGGTCAATCTCCTCGATTTAATGATGGTTGCAAAACATGCTGGTAGTCCTGTTTCGGATACAATCTCTTATTTAGATATGAATGGAGACGGAATGATAGATGTGGCAGATGTCGGATTAATAGGCTTATCGATGATGGAGAATTGA
- a CDS encoding S-layer homology domain-containing protein: MMKWMRITIPAIMLCLIMAVASPAAADAVTKGGDESVISLKTETSTVSKGDVVKIKVSVHHVTDLYGIQFRVKYDASKLALKEAVAVGGYNDFGGKKTDADKGTVLLPLLREQVSNVSEVPALDIAELSFTAHEAGKATVELLEIKAVSTESFKNEAGLKDLKAITMIVQGPLNISVQGSTNPGVPSNPDTPSSPSTPVNPGGQNTADGDLTKALKEIEQMLNKRQLKEAVSAVSSLFAKEIPSFSVDKRTQWEATFKKLIEDLQRSVTLGTDSSDGSAIINDESLQFAVRSITDLLALSKRLGLQTEGDKLIILPLASNTKSATSLHMTPEQMVLLEKNGMTMVLEWAQGKVKVYPESLPKKSAVRISLSSSSSTVKEYSNELRHLVSYNLAVSTVAGAENVSVTQLPGTMDLVLPFKAADGQLHKLGVYEWDEQTGSWKYMRNAKQTNGLYELGVNKPGTYAIMEYSVDYTDIQKLYNEAKHAVEALTAKHLMFGTGEGKFSPNQEITRAEFTSLLVRAMNLEVSTKAPNVFKDVKPGAWYTGEVYAAWEAGIVKGSGNSFQPNEKLTREQMAVMLMNAIGAAGKEAVSEGHNKFRDDDQISSWAKEAIYSAKEKGFIKGNALNNYSPKEHASRSEAAIILLRWINQL; the protein is encoded by the coding sequence ATGATGAAATGGATGCGAATCACCATACCTGCTATAATGCTGTGCCTCATCATGGCAGTTGCTTCCCCAGCTGCGGCGGATGCTGTTACTAAAGGAGGAGATGAAAGCGTTATCTCACTAAAAACTGAAACTTCTACAGTATCCAAAGGTGATGTGGTGAAAATAAAGGTTTCGGTCCACCATGTTACAGATTTATATGGTATTCAGTTCCGCGTGAAGTATGACGCATCAAAATTGGCGTTGAAAGAAGCTGTAGCGGTTGGAGGATATAACGATTTTGGCGGTAAAAAGACAGATGCCGATAAGGGAACGGTTCTCCTGCCTCTGCTGCGGGAGCAAGTGTCAAATGTGTCAGAAGTACCTGCTCTAGATATAGCTGAACTAAGCTTTACCGCTCATGAGGCGGGTAAGGCAACTGTCGAGCTGCTAGAGATAAAGGCAGTTTCAACGGAGTCTTTTAAGAATGAAGCAGGATTGAAAGATTTGAAGGCAATTACAATGATCGTTCAGGGTCCACTGAACATATCCGTCCAGGGTTCCACGAATCCAGGCGTGCCTTCAAATCCCGATACTCCCTCATCTCCAAGCACACCGGTAAACCCTGGGGGTCAGAATACAGCAGATGGTGATTTAACCAAGGCTCTCAAGGAAATTGAACAAATGCTTAATAAACGTCAGTTGAAAGAGGCGGTATCAGCGGTCAGCAGTTTGTTTGCAAAAGAAATCCCTTCTTTCTCGGTCGACAAGCGGACGCAGTGGGAAGCCACGTTTAAGAAACTGATCGAAGATCTTCAACGGAGTGTAACCCTGGGAACAGATTCCTCAGACGGATCTGCCATAATAAACGATGAATCCTTGCAGTTTGCCGTGAGATCTATAACGGATCTGCTAGCACTGTCCAAGAGGCTTGGCCTGCAAACAGAAGGAGACAAGCTTATCATCTTACCGCTTGCTTCAAATACAAAGTCGGCGACGTCACTTCACATGACGCCAGAACAAATGGTGCTGTTAGAAAAGAACGGAATGACGATGGTATTGGAGTGGGCACAGGGTAAGGTGAAGGTTTATCCTGAATCGCTTCCGAAGAAAAGTGCTGTACGGATAAGTCTTTCTTCCTCATCTTCAACGGTTAAAGAATACAGCAACGAACTGCGTCATCTTGTTTCCTATAACCTTGCTGTGTCGACGGTGGCAGGGGCTGAGAACGTATCTGTTACTCAATTGCCGGGTACTATGGACCTTGTCCTTCCATTCAAAGCAGCAGATGGACAGCTCCATAAACTGGGCGTTTATGAGTGGGATGAGCAAACCGGTTCTTGGAAATACATGCGGAACGCCAAGCAGACGAATGGGCTGTATGAGCTTGGCGTCAATAAACCGGGTACTTATGCGATTATGGAATATTCCGTGGATTATACAGACATTCAGAAATTATATAACGAGGCAAAACACGCGGTTGAAGCATTAACAGCGAAGCATTTAATGTTCGGAACAGGGGAGGGGAAATTTTCACCTAACCAAGAAATTACACGTGCTGAATTCACTTCGTTGTTGGTAAGAGCGATGAATCTTGAAGTTTCAACCAAGGCACCGAATGTATTTAAGGATGTAAAACCGGGAGCATGGTATACCGGAGAGGTGTATGCGGCCTGGGAAGCGGGAATCGTCAAAGGGAGCGGCAATAGCTTCCAACCTAATGAGAAACTGACCCGGGAGCAAATGGCCGTTATGCTGATGAATGCAATCGGCGCTGCCGGAAAGGAAGCAGTTTCAGAAGGCCATAACAAATTCCGGGATGATGATCAGATTAGCAGCTGGGCGAAAGAAGCCATCTATTCCGCTAAGGAAAAAGGATTCATTAAAGGTAACGCCCTTAATAACTATTCTCCGAAGGAACATGCTTCCCGTTCAGAAGCGGCAATCATATTGCTTCGCTGGATAAACCAACTATAA
- a CDS encoding cohesin domain-containing protein, with amino-acid sequence MKLLQQGLIIFTAFILLMTTVLTVSDVPTADAASGFQTKEIEIPNAGFEEEVIDSVIPGWKPLWQPYEDAYYEVTTDRAFSGKSSVRFRDTSTTKGAIIQSALLPVKPGTEYTASAMMYLEEPTVAATLLLRFFDEDGKQVGTDTLFHYRSPKNEWFKGEVKGIAPENAKYASVFASLSNFFTAVAYYDDFKLTYEQQDMSLSLLAPASTTKDKPVTVNISVNDAVNLYAADLSLTYDTKALKVTEVKLDPEFEDGQEAFLTWKDQNGKLRIIASQLKNHSLNGNKTIANLTFQVLDQTGNTTLTIQRDSILAPVNAQVDQDLVLLPSDVKARITIMDSEEDLNRDGVVNLVDLLLIGKNVDKKPDGDIQHYDLNGDGSIDITDVGLVALKVMKN; translated from the coding sequence TTGAAACTTTTACAGCAAGGGTTGATTATATTTACCGCCTTTATTCTTTTGATGACAACGGTGCTCACCGTCTCTGATGTTCCAACGGCTGATGCTGCGAGTGGATTCCAAACAAAAGAGATTGAAATTCCAAATGCCGGATTTGAGGAAGAGGTTATCGATTCTGTTATACCGGGATGGAAGCCTTTGTGGCAGCCTTATGAAGATGCTTACTATGAAGTGACGACTGACCGCGCTTTTTCGGGAAAGAGCAGCGTGAGATTTAGAGATACATCAACAACAAAAGGAGCAATCATTCAGAGCGCTCTCTTGCCAGTCAAACCGGGAACGGAATACACCGCTTCTGCAATGATGTATCTTGAAGAACCTACCGTAGCGGCAACACTGCTCCTTCGTTTTTTTGATGAGGATGGTAAGCAGGTAGGAACTGATACTTTATTCCATTATCGAAGTCCTAAAAATGAGTGGTTTAAAGGCGAGGTAAAGGGGATTGCACCTGAAAACGCAAAATATGCATCCGTCTTTGCATCACTTAGTAATTTTTTTACCGCGGTCGCTTATTATGATGACTTCAAATTGACCTATGAACAGCAGGATATGAGTCTGTCGCTACTCGCACCTGCTTCAACAACGAAAGACAAACCGGTTACAGTAAATATTTCGGTAAATGATGCCGTGAATCTTTATGCGGCCGACCTGAGTCTCACCTATGATACAAAGGCTCTGAAGGTTACCGAAGTTAAGCTTGATCCGGAATTTGAAGATGGTCAGGAGGCTTTTCTGACTTGGAAGGATCAAAACGGAAAGCTTCGGATTATTGCTTCTCAGCTCAAAAACCATTCTTTAAACGGTAATAAGACCATCGCGAATTTAACATTCCAGGTGCTGGACCAGACAGGAAATACAACGCTTACTATTCAGCGAGACTCTATTCTTGCACCTGTTAATGCTCAGGTTGATCAAGATCTTGTCCTGTTGCCGAGTGATGTCAAAGCCAGGATTACAATCATGGATAGTGAGGAAGACTTGAACCGCGACGGGGTGGTGAATCTGGTTGATTTGTTGCTGATCGGAAAAAACGTAGATAAGAAGCCGGACGGAGATATTCAACACTATGATCTGAATGGGGATGGAAGCATCGATATCACGGATGTTGGCTTAGTTGCTCTTAAAGTGATGAAAAACTAA
- a CDS encoding cohesin domain-containing protein, with product MKLKKWMMLSFAILIISSVTFSGALPAGAASGEPVRFKGKTFGQPVDLGVPVSRVAVSDAVVGKEDGRDVFYTTVNGDTSIFNVVDVMDNKLIRSFPLDGTQQSWRHTIAPDGTVYIAGITTSGQTKGDLWAYSPLTKTVQNLGEPIKGEKSIWTLTTDEKGNVYGGTFQSGKVFKYDPMNKKFRDYGSMVQGQEYVRSIAYHEGYVYAGIGTKGDVVRLNVETGEKQVISDGVAALLGVEASAVPFAYDMTVVNGLLAVKFGDPSMTLLFYDLTTKEWLPHKVGKDAGGVTGAGVFSFNQLVARDNKLYVPANGHVTEVNLDTFETRLTAIKYGTSFRGAGWVEFDTNGKEQSFVTMKGNGDYSIFNVVDETIENFPSVLQGQPNPIHNIEQGPDEKLYMSGYPGGMAAQFDPVTLKYTTFVLEQAEGMIAHGNDMYFGVYPGGHVYKADTTQSVPKAEKVFTIGDHQDRPYIMKTMEDKIMIGTIPDYGQLGGALTIYDPVTDKHEVFRDIVKNQSIVGLAYKDGYIYGSTTVHGGLGISPSERSAKMFVWDVANKKKVTEFTLDIPGLSNPPMISGLTVGPDGNIWGGVNGVLFKLDPKTYELIDYKNIYSDINNYGMWRPYHSYWSKDGLLYMDLADRITIIDPKTMDHVRLVPDSMEVKFMSTAVDANGNENIYYADASSMGNLMMIPISDAEYENAGQLKLAAPASAGSGQTVSLTLQMEQASQLYAFKAKIQYETDKWEVVNVRATEAWKDQGYLTWSDEEGIITLVGTQLKENSINGDASLAEITLKAIGAEGDTAITLLKGAETIRLDGDQTGHIDVIGQDKPINISIGLSKIPEDFNGDNKVDVLDLMLISKQVGLSIQDQNRHMDLNGDGKIDVADMALVGLKIMN from the coding sequence ATGAAGCTGAAAAAATGGATGATGCTATCATTCGCTATCTTAATAATATCTTCTGTAACGTTCTCCGGCGCTTTACCCGCAGGAGCGGCGAGCGGAGAGCCAGTTCGATTCAAGGGTAAAACTTTTGGACAACCGGTAGATCTCGGCGTGCCTGTATCCAGAGTAGCCGTTAGTGATGCTGTGGTCGGCAAAGAGGATGGAAGAGATGTATTTTATACAACCGTTAATGGTGACACGTCTATATTCAATGTCGTGGATGTTATGGACAACAAATTAATCCGTTCTTTTCCATTAGACGGAACCCAGCAAAGCTGGAGACATACGATCGCCCCGGACGGAACCGTGTATATCGCCGGGATTACGACATCCGGACAAACCAAAGGCGACTTATGGGCATATTCGCCCCTTACGAAAACCGTACAAAATTTAGGAGAGCCGATTAAAGGAGAGAAATCGATCTGGACCTTGACCACGGATGAGAAGGGGAATGTGTATGGCGGTACCTTTCAAAGCGGCAAAGTGTTTAAGTATGATCCAATGAACAAAAAATTCCGTGATTATGGCAGTATGGTTCAAGGACAGGAATATGTCCGGTCTATTGCATATCATGAAGGTTATGTTTATGCCGGAATCGGAACAAAGGGCGATGTGGTCCGCCTGAATGTGGAGACCGGCGAGAAGCAGGTCATCTCCGATGGAGTGGCAGCCTTACTCGGTGTAGAAGCGAGTGCTGTTCCTTTTGCCTATGACATGACAGTTGTGAATGGATTGTTGGCCGTCAAGTTTGGCGATCCGTCCATGACGCTGCTGTTCTACGATTTGACAACAAAAGAGTGGCTGCCTCACAAAGTCGGGAAGGATGCCGGAGGCGTTACAGGCGCTGGCGTCTTTTCATTTAATCAGTTGGTTGCGAGAGACAACAAATTGTATGTACCCGCCAATGGTCATGTGACGGAAGTCAATCTGGATACGTTCGAAACGCGTCTGACCGCCATCAAGTATGGAACGTCGTTCCGGGGCGCAGGATGGGTGGAATTCGACACGAACGGCAAAGAGCAGTCCTTTGTGACGATGAAGGGCAACGGCGATTACAGCATTTTTAATGTTGTGGACGAGACGATTGAAAACTTCCCGTCCGTTCTGCAGGGACAGCCGAATCCGATTCACAATATCGAACAGGGACCTGACGAAAAGCTGTATATGTCCGGTTATCCGGGAGGCATGGCAGCCCAATTCGATCCAGTAACCCTTAAATACACAACGTTTGTCCTCGAACAAGCCGAGGGTATGATCGCCCATGGAAATGATATGTATTTTGGCGTATATCCGGGAGGACATGTCTATAAAGCAGATACGACACAATCTGTACCCAAAGCCGAAAAGGTATTTACCATTGGTGATCATCAGGATCGGCCTTATATAATGAAGACGATGGAAGACAAAATCATGATCGGGACCATTCCGGACTACGGGCAGCTTGGCGGAGCGCTTACGATTTACGATCCGGTTACAGACAAGCATGAGGTATTCCGGGATATCGTCAAAAACCAGAGCATTGTCGGACTCGCCTATAAGGATGGGTATATTTACGGCTCCACGACGGTGCACGGCGGATTGGGCATTTCGCCATCGGAACGATCCGCTAAAATGTTCGTTTGGGATGTGGCTAACAAGAAGAAAGTGACCGAATTTACGCTGGATATTCCGGGGTTAAGCAATCCGCCGATGATCAGCGGACTGACGGTGGGGCCGGACGGGAATATTTGGGGCGGCGTGAACGGGGTTTTGTTTAAGCTGGATCCGAAAACCTATGAACTGATCGATTATAAAAATATTTATTCGGACATTAACAATTACGGCATGTGGCGTCCTTATCATTCCTACTGGAGCAAAGACGGACTGTTGTACATGGACCTTGCCGACCGGATTACAATCATCGATCCCAAAACCATGGATCATGTTCGTTTAGTTCCTGACAGCATGGAAGTGAAATTCATGAGTACCGCAGTAGACGCGAACGGCAACGAAAATATTTATTATGCGGATGCGTCAAGCATGGGAAATCTGATGATGATCCCAATTTCGGATGCTGAATATGAAAATGCCGGTCAGCTGAAGCTGGCTGCGCCCGCCTCAGCGGGATCTGGGCAGACGGTTTCCTTGACACTTCAGATGGAGCAAGCGTCTCAATTATATGCTTTCAAGGCAAAAATTCAATATGAAACAGATAAATGGGAAGTCGTTAATGTCCGTGCAACTGAGGCCTGGAAAGACCAAGGCTATCTGACGTGGTCGGATGAGGAGGGGATCATTACCCTAGTGGGAACCCAACTAAAAGAGAATAGTATTAACGGTGATGCCAGCCTTGCTGAAATTACATTAAAAGCCATCGGAGCTGAAGGTGATACTGCTATTACGCTGTTAAAGGGAGCGGAAACGATTCGTTTAGACGGTGATCAGACAGGACATATTGATGTGATCGGGCAGGATAAGCCCATAAATATTTCGATAGGCTTATCGAAAATTCCGGAAGACTTCAATGGTGACAACAAGGTTGACGTGCTTGATCTGATGCTGATTTCGAAACAGGTTGGACTTTCGATTCAAGATCAAAACCGCCATATGGATTTGAATGGGGATGGAAAGATCGATGTAGCAGACATGGCACTTGTCGGTCTTAAGATTATGAATTAA